A DNA window from Alkalibacter saccharofermentans DSM 14828 contains the following coding sequences:
- the whiA gene encoding DNA-binding protein WhiA, with translation MSFSSKTKNDLCRIEHTNNETSAAELSAMIHMGGSLRFEGHKRMTFQIKTENPAIARYVFKLIKALYKVEVEVRTVKSKQFKNRNQYIVKVVSAEESMFMLKDLGIIKDVDGYTTLSYEVPERFKRNREPLKAYLRGAFLGAGSISDPEKAYHMEFVTSSEEFAMELMMLVNSFELGSKMIQRKNSYVVYLKDSEQIVTLLSVIGAHGALLDIENIRIMKGMRNNVNRIVNCETANLTKTVEAAWKQVESIEKIKSRIGLERLPNNLREIAELRLNNKEASLKELGEMMNPPMGKSGVNHRLKKIEEIAQGL, from the coding sequence ATGAGTTTTTCATCAAAAACAAAGAATGATCTGTGCAGGATAGAACATACAAATAACGAGACATCTGCTGCTGAGCTTTCAGCCATGATACATATGGGAGGAAGCCTTCGATTTGAAGGGCATAAGAGGATGACGTTTCAAATAAAAACCGAGAATCCGGCCATAGCAAGGTATGTTTTCAAGCTGATAAAGGCTTTGTACAAGGTGGAGGTAGAAGTCAGGACTGTAAAGAGCAAGCAGTTTAAGAACCGAAACCAGTATATAGTAAAAGTTGTATCTGCCGAAGAATCCATGTTCATGCTGAAAGATCTAGGGATAATAAAAGATGTAGATGGATATACGACTTTGAGCTACGAAGTACCCGAGAGGTTCAAAAGAAATCGTGAGCCCTTGAAAGCTTACCTTAGAGGGGCTTTCCTGGGAGCAGGTTCAATATCCGATCCTGAAAAGGCATATCATATGGAATTTGTCACATCCAGCGAAGAGTTTGCCATGGAGCTTATGATGCTCGTCAATTCCTTTGAACTTGGTTCGAAGATGATCCAAAGGAAAAACAGCTACGTAGTTTACCTGAAGGATTCGGAACAGATAGTGACGCTGCTAAGCGTGATAGGGGCTCACGGAGCTCTGCTGGACATAGAGAACATAAGAATCATGAAGGGCATGAGAAACAACGTTAACAGGATCGTAAACTGCGAAACAGCGAATCTTACAAAAACGGTGGAAGCTGCATGGAAACAGGTTGAAAGCATAGAAAAAATAAAAAGCAGGATAGGGCTTGAAAGGCTGCCCAATAATTTGCGGGAAATAGCAGAGCTTAGACTCAACAATAAAGAGGCGTCCCTGAAAGAACTGGGGGAGATGATGAATCCACCCATGGGGAAGTCCGGAGTTAACCACAGGCTTAAGAAAATTGAAGAAATAGCACAAGGGCTTTGA
- a CDS encoding HAMP domain-containing histidine kinase has product MKLTFRTKFILANMVVVFLTMIFLAIFVIQGLMYYSFNTTQNQLVSMGEDSQFYISQEIRALESPGGNIAAYLSNALALSEDLSRINNTRVLLFDIEGNLLADSANVDSREDIDYLEEIEIALELDSGKSVSVYKRVDGSSSIYYATPLFIDNEKVGAFSFIQSMSFIDNIVQQIILLFMGASFVGFIVVLIVSNVLSNSIFRPIKELVNSAKKLSAGNFDELLHYDADDEIGNLTTNFNKMSLHIKEKITQIENEKQKLSSIISSIEDGVIALDLDNKAFIINDTAREILNLYSEQASLDMLLEKEEFGDIIDFVAREQRDFSKEICYNDKNLHVYSNLIKGPGNVIGILLVIRDITKIVELENQQRLFISSVSHELRTPLTTIIGYSDLLQRRASENPELLQKSLQTINEEGKRLLRLVSDLLDLSKFENTHFKMVFSAVDLNALLTDVIGQMKIKSGKFNIDIFYNNTELPSVKGDHDRLKQVMINILDNAIKYSNSGDIIKVLATSDEDHVDISVRDFGPGISPDIKDRIFDPFYRVDEDRSREQGGSGLGLAIVKDIVERHGGSVYVESQPGEGTMILIRLPY; this is encoded by the coding sequence ATGAAGCTTACATTTCGAACAAAATTCATATTAGCCAATATGGTCGTCGTATTCCTTACGATGATCTTTTTGGCTATTTTTGTAATCCAGGGACTTATGTACTATTCATTCAATACGACGCAAAATCAGTTGGTCTCCATGGGTGAAGACTCCCAGTTTTATATTTCCCAGGAAATAAGGGCCCTCGAAAGTCCGGGAGGAAACATCGCAGCTTATTTAAGCAACGCCCTTGCGCTTTCTGAAGATCTTTCTAGAATCAACAACACCAGGGTGCTGCTCTTCGATATTGAAGGAAATCTCTTGGCAGATTCCGCAAACGTAGATTCCCGAGAAGATATCGACTATTTGGAGGAGATTGAAATAGCTTTGGAGCTTGACTCCGGAAAGTCTGTGTCTGTTTACAAGAGGGTGGACGGATCCAGCAGCATATACTATGCCACGCCATTGTTCATAGACAACGAAAAAGTCGGAGCATTCAGCTTCATACAGTCTATGTCTTTCATAGACAACATAGTTCAGCAAATCATCTTGCTGTTCATGGGAGCTTCATTCGTAGGTTTCATCGTGGTATTGATAGTAAGCAACGTATTGTCTAACTCAATCTTTCGCCCTATAAAGGAACTGGTTAATTCCGCAAAAAAACTCTCAGCCGGCAACTTCGACGAGCTTTTGCATTATGACGCTGATGATGAAATAGGAAACCTCACTACGAATTTCAACAAGATGAGTCTTCATATTAAAGAAAAGATAACTCAAATAGAAAATGAAAAGCAGAAGCTTTCCTCAATAATAAGCTCAATAGAAGATGGCGTAATCGCCCTTGATCTAGACAACAAGGCTTTCATAATAAACGATACGGCCAGAGAAATATTAAACCTTTACTCCGAACAAGCGAGCCTTGACATGTTGCTGGAAAAAGAGGAATTCGGTGACATCATAGATTTTGTCGCCAGGGAGCAACGAGACTTTTCAAAGGAGATATGCTACAACGACAAAAATTTGCATGTTTATTCAAACCTTATTAAAGGCCCGGGAAACGTGATAGGCATACTCCTTGTTATTAGGGACATAACCAAGATAGTTGAACTGGAAAACCAGCAAAGACTTTTTATCAGCAGCGTGTCTCACGAGCTCAGAACGCCTCTTACGACGATAATCGGCTACAGCGATTTGCTGCAAAGAAGAGCTAGTGAAAACCCTGAACTACTACAAAAGAGCCTCCAGACCATAAACGAGGAAGGAAAACGTCTTTTGAGACTTGTTAGCGATTTGCTGGACCTGTCAAAATTTGAAAACACTCATTTCAAGATGGTCTTTTCAGCTGTGGATTTAAATGCTCTCTTAACGGACGTCATTGGACAGATGAAGATCAAGTCCGGTAAGTTCAACATCGACATTTTTTACAACAATACAGAACTTCCATCAGTAAAAGGCGACCATGACAGGTTGAAGCAGGTTATGATAAACATCTTGGACAATGCCATCAAATACTCTAACAGTGGAGATATCATTAAAGTCCTTGCCACTTCCGATGAAGATCATGTAGATATTTCGGTTAGGGATTTTGGCCCTGGAATTTCACCTGATATAAAAGATAGGATATTCGATCCATTCTATAGAGTGGACGAAGACCGGTCCAGAGAACAAGGCGGTAGTGGTCTAGGCTTGGCAATCGTCAAAGACATAGTCGAAAGGCATGGTGGAAGCGTATATGTGGAGAGCCAGCCCGGCGAGGGTACCATGATCCTAATCAGGCTTCCATACTAG
- a CDS encoding gluconeogenesis factor YvcK family protein → MKDVRKKHSKRVTVIGGGTGSSVILRGLKKYTENITAIVTVADDGGGSGVLREDLGMLPPGDIRSCILSLADEEGIMQKLLNYRFEEGRLKGQSFGNLFIAAMNGISGSFMEAIKNVSDVMAIKGTVLPVSLESVTLCAELANGEIVNGESQIPLKAMEKKSKIKRVSISPHEINPLPEAIEAIINAQAVIIGPGSLYTSIIPNLLVEGIEDALRRTKAKRFYIPNIMTQPGETDDYDVLDHVEAIEAHLKNPKEKIFDYVVINRGKEIGEPLDIYKSGGAERVRFIEEKFEGKSYKLIKGDYIDIKQNYIRHDADKIAEVILERV, encoded by the coding sequence ATGAAAGACGTTAGAAAAAAACACAGCAAACGGGTAACGGTTATAGGCGGCGGCACAGGCAGCTCCGTTATTTTGCGGGGGCTAAAGAAATATACCGAAAACATCACAGCCATCGTGACGGTGGCAGATGATGGAGGAGGCTCGGGAGTGCTCAGGGAGGACCTTGGGATGCTTCCACCTGGAGATATCAGAAGCTGCATACTGTCCTTGGCAGATGAGGAAGGCATAATGCAAAAATTGTTAAATTACAGATTCGAAGAAGGGCGTCTAAAAGGACAGAGCTTCGGCAATCTTTTTATAGCGGCGATGAACGGAATAAGCGGAAGCTTCATGGAGGCAATAAAGAATGTCAGCGACGTTATGGCAATAAAGGGGACCGTGCTTCCGGTGAGCCTTGAAAGCGTGACGCTGTGCGCCGAGCTTGCTAACGGAGAGATAGTCAACGGAGAGTCTCAAATACCCCTTAAAGCTATGGAAAAGAAAAGCAAAATTAAAAGAGTCTCCATCAGCCCACATGAGATCAACCCGCTTCCGGAAGCCATCGAAGCAATAATAAATGCCCAGGCAGTTATAATAGGACCGGGGAGCCTGTACACCAGCATTATACCTAATCTTTTAGTGGAGGGAATAGAAGATGCGCTTAGGAGAACCAAAGCAAAAAGGTTCTACATACCAAATATCATGACTCAACCTGGAGAGACTGACGATTACGACGTGTTGGACCACGTTGAGGCTATAGAAGCACATCTGAAAAATCCTAAAGAGAAGATATTCGACTATGTGGTAATAAACAGGGGCAAGGAAATTGGAGAACCTCTTGATATATATAAATCAGGAGGCGCTGAAAGGGTCAGGTTCATAGAGGAGAAGTTTGAGGGAAAAAGCTACAAGCTGATAAAAGGAGATTATATAGACATCAAGCAAAATTACATTCGTCACGATGCGGATAAGATTGCTGAAGTCATTCTTGAAAGAGTATGA
- a CDS encoding response regulator transcription factor codes for MNERILVVDDEQSINDLIKLDLEFEGYVVESAYDGQEALAKVDSFNPDLIILDVMLPKVSGFDVCKKINIEKSIPIILLTAKTDVIDRVLGLELGADDYMTKPFDNRELLARVKALLRRSKSTSLPDQDILTNNEIILILNERKVLINDLEIHLTPKEYELLMLLISNPEQVFSRESLLEKVWGYDYFGDTRTVDMHIQRIRKKIAEHSTHDYIQTVFGVGYKMRKFS; via the coding sequence TTGAACGAAAGAATACTTGTAGTGGACGATGAACAGTCAATCAACGATTTGATTAAGCTTGATCTTGAGTTCGAAGGATATGTAGTGGAAAGCGCTTACGACGGGCAGGAGGCCCTCGCTAAAGTCGACAGCTTCAACCCTGATTTAATCATTCTGGACGTTATGTTGCCGAAAGTTAGCGGTTTTGATGTATGCAAGAAAATCAATATTGAAAAAAGCATCCCCATAATACTGCTTACCGCAAAAACTGATGTAATCGACCGGGTTTTGGGTTTAGAGCTGGGTGCAGACGACTATATGACAAAGCCTTTTGACAACCGAGAGCTGTTGGCAAGGGTCAAGGCCCTTTTGAGAAGGTCCAAATCAACTTCCCTTCCGGATCAGGATATATTGACCAACAACGAAATAATATTGATCCTCAATGAACGAAAAGTTCTCATTAACGATTTGGAGATTCATCTGACACCCAAGGAATACGAGCTTTTAATGCTTTTGATATCAAATCCCGAGCAGGTCTTTTCGAGAGAATCTCTACTGGAAAAGGTTTGGGGCTATGATTATTTCGGAGATACCAGAACGGTAGATATGCACATTCAGCGAATCAGAAAGAAAATTGCAGAGCATTCAACCCACGACTACATCCAAACAGTATTTGGCGTAGGATATAAGATGAGGAAATTTTCATGA
- a CDS encoding DNA polymerase III subunit alpha has translation MDNFTHLHLHTEYSLLDGFCTVKDLVARVKEAGMNSIAITDHGVMFGAVDFYKECIKNDIKPIIGCEVYISPRSMKSKESKVDANPAHLVLLAKDQAGYKNLMKIVSAGFVDGFYYKPRVDRDFLKEHSAGLVCLSACLAGEIPRLIMGGQFEQALEAAREYKRIFGEDYYIELQDHGMEEQKKVNKSLVDLAETLNIQLVATNDVHYVHKENARSHDILLCIQTATNIDDENRMRFPNGEFYLKTRDEMMELFSYVPQAIANTNLIADKCNLDFDFNSIHLPRYPLPKDLGPREYLESLCRQGLKDKYPNVTSELEKRLEYELGVIDEMGYNDYFLIVWDFIKYAKDNGIMVGPGRGSAAGSLVSYTLDITTVDPIKYNLIFERFLNPDRISMPDIDIDFCYENRQRVIDYVVEKYGHDHVAQIITFGTMAARAAIRDVGRSMNMPYNKVDKVAKQIPMEIGMTIEKAIATNLKLKQMCEEDEETNTLIEMSRSLEGLSRHASTHAAGVVISDKPVVEHVPLYRNNDSITTQFTMTLLEELGLLKMDFLGLRTLTVIRDSVDNVFLSRKVKVDIDDLDYGEKEVYDLISKGDTLGVFQLESAGMQKFMTNLKPDSFEDIIAGISLYRPGPMDQIPTYIRNKKNPDRITYIHEILRPILDVTYGCMVYQEQVMQIVRDVAGYSMGRSDLVRRAMSKKKMDVMEAERKAFIYGEQDQDGNWIVEGAIKRGVEVSQANKIYDQMIDFAKYAFNKSHAAAYAVIAYQTAWLKKHYPAEFMAALLTSVRGNETKVAQYIANARKMGIEVLPPDVNESYENFTVVSGKIRFGLTAVKNVGDNAVMSIIEKRSLEPYSSFSDFCTRSDFKVLNKRAFESLIKCGAFDSFGVYRSRLMASYEKVIDNIQSDRKNKIDGQISLFQTMESFAQTEECYPQIAEFDEGYKLSLEKEMLGLYITGHPLEPYRSMLEEKCSINGSIIENLNEMMELGIKDGQMITIGGIITGKKILVTKNSNTMCFITLEDLYGVIEVVVFPGVFAKYDHMLETDSKVLIKGKLNISEDQASSVICEEMTELENFRRKKTFQAVQISVVDMKDKRIEMIKEILSKHKGDKPIVLYSMREGRKYKASKTLWVRESNVLIEELTGLVGPDNIELIN, from the coding sequence ATGGACAATTTTACTCATCTGCATCTGCATACGGAATACAGCCTGTTGGATGGTTTTTGCACAGTCAAGGATTTAGTGGCACGGGTCAAGGAAGCTGGCATGAACAGCATTGCCATAACCGACCACGGAGTAATGTTCGGAGCTGTGGATTTTTACAAGGAATGCATCAAAAACGACATCAAGCCGATAATAGGTTGTGAAGTATATATATCTCCAAGAAGCATGAAAAGCAAGGAATCCAAAGTGGATGCAAACCCTGCTCACTTGGTGCTGTTGGCAAAAGATCAGGCAGGATACAAAAATTTGATGAAGATAGTTTCGGCGGGCTTTGTTGACGGATTTTATTACAAGCCCAGGGTGGACAGAGATTTCTTAAAAGAACATTCTGCAGGGCTGGTTTGCCTCAGTGCATGTCTTGCCGGTGAAATCCCACGGCTCATAATGGGAGGTCAGTTTGAGCAAGCGCTTGAAGCTGCCCGAGAATATAAAAGGATATTCGGTGAGGATTATTACATTGAACTGCAGGATCACGGAATGGAAGAGCAAAAAAAGGTTAACAAGAGTCTGGTAGATTTGGCTGAAACCTTGAATATACAATTGGTTGCAACCAATGATGTGCATTATGTACATAAGGAGAACGCACGTAGTCATGATATACTGTTGTGTATACAGACTGCCACCAATATAGATGATGAGAACCGGATGCGATTCCCCAATGGCGAATTCTACCTTAAGACCCGGGATGAAATGATGGAGCTTTTCAGCTACGTTCCCCAGGCTATCGCAAACACGAATCTGATAGCTGACAAATGCAATCTGGATTTTGATTTCAACAGCATTCATCTGCCTAGGTATCCGTTGCCCAAAGACTTAGGACCTAGGGAATACTTGGAGAGCCTTTGCAGGCAAGGATTAAAGGATAAATATCCCAATGTGACAAGTGAGCTTGAAAAAAGGCTTGAGTACGAGCTGGGCGTAATTGACGAGATGGGATACAACGATTATTTTTTAATCGTATGGGACTTTATTAAGTATGCCAAAGATAATGGAATAATGGTGGGGCCGGGAAGAGGAAGCGCTGCCGGCAGCCTTGTATCATATACTTTGGATATAACCACTGTCGACCCGATTAAATACAATCTTATATTCGAGAGGTTCCTAAACCCGGACAGGATATCAATGCCTGATATTGATATCGATTTTTGTTATGAAAACAGACAGCGAGTCATTGACTATGTAGTTGAAAAGTATGGTCATGACCATGTCGCACAAATAATAACATTCGGTACAATGGCGGCGAGAGCGGCAATTCGGGATGTAGGCCGATCGATGAATATGCCCTACAACAAAGTGGACAAAGTGGCAAAGCAAATACCCATGGAGATTGGCATGACAATAGAAAAGGCCATTGCAACCAATCTCAAGCTCAAGCAGATGTGCGAGGAAGATGAGGAGACCAACACCCTAATCGAAATGAGCAGATCTCTTGAAGGCTTGTCAAGGCACGCCTCCACTCATGCGGCAGGTGTAGTGATATCAGACAAGCCGGTGGTGGAGCATGTACCACTTTACAGAAACAACGACAGCATAACCACTCAGTTTACAATGACTCTGCTGGAGGAGCTGGGACTTTTAAAGATGGATTTTTTGGGTCTCAGAACCCTTACAGTGATCAGGGATTCCGTAGACAACGTATTTTTAAGCCGAAAGGTAAAAGTCGACATTGACGATTTGGATTACGGCGAAAAAGAAGTTTACGACCTGATATCAAAAGGGGACACCCTTGGGGTGTTTCAACTGGAAAGCGCCGGGATGCAAAAATTTATGACGAATTTAAAGCCGGACTCTTTTGAAGACATAATAGCTGGGATATCCCTATACAGGCCAGGGCCTATGGATCAGATTCCCACTTACATCAGAAACAAAAAAAATCCAGACAGAATTACATATATTCATGAGATATTAAGACCGATACTCGACGTGACCTATGGATGCATGGTTTACCAGGAGCAGGTAATGCAGATAGTAAGGGACGTGGCTGGGTATTCCATGGGCAGAAGCGATCTTGTTAGGCGGGCCATGTCTAAAAAGAAAATGGATGTAATGGAGGCAGAGAGAAAAGCCTTCATTTATGGAGAGCAGGATCAAGATGGAAACTGGATAGTTGAAGGTGCCATTAAAAGAGGGGTTGAAGTGTCCCAGGCAAACAAGATTTACGATCAGATGATAGATTTTGCCAAATACGCCTTCAACAAATCTCACGCTGCAGCTTACGCGGTGATAGCTTATCAGACTGCCTGGCTTAAAAAACATTACCCAGCTGAATTCATGGCTGCCCTTCTAACCAGTGTCAGGGGGAATGAGACAAAAGTAGCTCAGTACATCGCCAATGCAAGGAAGATGGGGATCGAAGTTCTACCTCCGGATGTGAATGAAAGCTATGAAAACTTTACAGTAGTATCCGGAAAAATAAGATTCGGACTGACAGCGGTGAAAAACGTGGGAGACAATGCGGTAATGAGCATAATAGAAAAAAGAAGCTTAGAGCCATACTCCTCATTTTCGGATTTTTGCACAAGGTCGGATTTCAAGGTTCTAAATAAAAGAGCATTTGAAAGCCTTATAAAGTGCGGAGCCTTTGATTCATTCGGTGTATACAGGTCACGGCTGATGGCTTCATACGAAAAAGTTATAGATAATATACAAAGCGATAGAAAAAACAAGATAGACGGGCAGATTTCTCTTTTTCAGACTATGGAATCATTTGCTCAGACTGAAGAATGTTACCCACAAATTGCCGAATTCGATGAAGGGTACAAATTGTCTCTGGAAAAGGAAATGCTGGGTTTATACATCACAGGGCATCCTCTGGAGCCTTATAGGAGCATGCTGGAAGAGAAATGCAGCATTAACGGCAGCATAATAGAAAATCTAAATGAAATGATGGAACTTGGAATAAAAGACGGGCAAATGATCACTATTGGTGGTATAATAACTGGTAAAAAGATTTTAGTCACAAAAAACAGCAACACCATGTGCTTTATTACCTTGGAAGATTTGTACGGGGTCATTGAAGTCGTGGTTTTCCCGGGGGTGTTCGCTAAGTACGATCATATGCTGGAAACAGACAGCAAAGTCCTCATAAAAGGGAAGCTGAACATAAGCGAAGACCAGGCTTCTTCTGTAATCTGCGAAGAGATGACCGAACTTGAAAACTTTAGAAGAAAAAAAACGTTCCAAGCTGTTCAAATTTCAGTTGTAGACATGAAAGACAAGCGGATAGAGATGATCAAGGAAATACTGTCAAAGCATAAAGGGGACAAGCCTATTGTGCTTTACTCCATGCGAGAAGGCAGAAAATATAAAGCAAGCAAAACACTTTGGGTCAGGGAGAGCAATGTCCTGATTGAAGAGCTGACCGGGCTGGTTGGACCAGACAATATTGAACTTATCAATTAA
- the pyk gene encoding pyruvate kinase, which produces MRKTKIVCTLGPASESKEMITKLVETGMNVSRLNFSHGSYPEHKNKIDLIKEVRKELNTPIAILLDTKGPEIRIKQFAQGKINLEKGDDFILTTEDVIGDQSKVAVTYPNLSNEVKEGNVILADDGLIQFNVIKVEGSDIHCKVENGGELGNNKSLNFPDVNIQLPAITQKDIDDIVFGIGEDIDIIAASFVRKREDVLSIRKVLEDNGGDHIQIISKIENREGVNNIDDILAVSDGIMVARGDLGVEISPEEVPLVQKDIIKKCNRAGKPVITATQMLDSMIRNPRPTRAEVTDVANAVFDGTDAIMLSGETAAGKYPLDAVATMNRIALKTETSEEYKRLVTHKFTGEISVTNVVSHSTCATAEQLKASAIITATSSGHTARMVSKFRPTSPIIAITDDERVQRRLAVVWGVHCVVTEFFENTDLLFDESLLIAVQEGLLECGDLVVISAGVPLGVKGTTNLMKVQTIGNVLLRGSGIGKKAVTAKARVFKGENNSFEEGDIVIAEGIDETLIPYVKGASGIVTEEAGFTSQGAIAALQFNIPIILGVEGAVSQIEDGGLITIDPQGGYIYKGRARVL; this is translated from the coding sequence ATGAGAAAGACGAAAATAGTATGTACCCTTGGACCGGCAAGTGAATCGAAGGAGATGATCACAAAACTGGTTGAAACGGGAATGAATGTTTCCAGACTTAATTTTTCCCACGGAAGTTATCCGGAGCATAAAAATAAGATTGATTTGATTAAGGAAGTAAGAAAAGAGCTGAACACCCCTATCGCAATCTTGCTTGACACAAAAGGTCCTGAAATAAGGATCAAGCAATTTGCTCAAGGAAAGATCAACCTGGAAAAAGGGGATGACTTCATCCTTACTACCGAAGATGTTATTGGAGATCAGTCTAAAGTCGCCGTTACTTATCCTAACTTGTCCAATGAAGTGAAAGAGGGCAATGTAATTTTGGCAGATGACGGACTTATTCAGTTCAATGTAATTAAAGTTGAGGGATCAGATATTCACTGTAAGGTGGAAAATGGAGGAGAGTTGGGCAACAACAAGAGCCTTAACTTCCCGGATGTTAACATCCAATTGCCTGCGATCACTCAAAAGGACATCGACGATATAGTGTTCGGCATCGGCGAGGATATTGATATCATAGCAGCATCTTTTGTGAGAAAAAGAGAAGACGTGCTGTCCATAAGAAAAGTGCTGGAAGACAACGGCGGGGACCATATCCAGATAATATCAAAAATTGAAAACCGGGAGGGCGTCAACAATATCGACGATATTTTAGCTGTATCCGACGGAATCATGGTGGCCAGAGGAGACTTGGGAGTTGAAATATCTCCTGAAGAGGTTCCGCTGGTTCAAAAGGATATAATAAAAAAATGCAATAGAGCAGGAAAGCCGGTTATTACCGCGACGCAGATGCTAGATTCCATGATTAGAAATCCGAGACCTACAAGAGCAGAGGTTACAGACGTGGCCAATGCCGTGTTTGATGGAACTGACGCTATCATGCTTTCAGGTGAAACCGCTGCAGGAAAGTATCCTCTAGATGCAGTTGCAACAATGAACAGGATTGCGCTTAAAACTGAGACGTCAGAAGAATACAAGAGATTGGTCACTCACAAGTTTACCGGTGAGATATCGGTCACGAATGTAGTAAGCCACTCCACCTGTGCAACAGCGGAGCAGCTTAAGGCGTCTGCGATAATAACGGCAACTTCTTCAGGCCATACCGCAAGAATGGTGTCTAAATTCAGGCCGACTTCACCTATTATCGCAATTACCGATGATGAAAGAGTTCAAAGAAGGTTGGCGGTAGTGTGGGGAGTTCACTGTGTGGTAACTGAGTTCTTCGAAAATACGGATCTGTTATTTGACGAGTCCCTTCTGATAGCTGTGCAGGAAGGACTGTTGGAGTGTGGAGACCTAGTCGTTATAAGCGCAGGGGTACCACTGGGAGTCAAAGGAACTACCAACTTAATGAAAGTTCAGACTATTGGCAATGTGCTTCTAAGGGGAAGCGGCATCGGGAAAAAAGCGGTAACTGCCAAGGCAAGAGTATTCAAGGGAGAAAACAATTCTTTTGAAGAAGGTGACATCGTCATTGCCGAAGGTATAGACGAGACTTTGATTCCATATGTAAAAGGCGCTTCCGGTATTGTTACAGAAGAGGCAGGATTTACGTCTCAGGGAGCAATAGCCGCTCTTCAGTTTAACATTCCAATAATATTGGGAGTTGAAGGGGCTGTTTCTCAAATTGAAGACGGAGGCCTAATCACCATTGATCCTCAAGGAGGATATATCTACAAGGGCAGAGCGAGAGTTCTGTAG
- the pfkA gene encoding 6-phosphofructokinase, giving the protein MKRIGILTSGGDAPGMNAAIRAVVRTAVYNKVEVFGIKRGYAGLLEGEIEPLNIYSVADIIHRGGTILRSSRSEYFKTEAGQKKAAKTLSDFNIESLIVIGGDGSFKGARALSNRGVNTISIPGTIDNDIGCTDYSIGFDTALNTALDAIGKIRDTTSSHNRVNVVEVMGRDCGEIALFAGLAGGAESILVPEKDYDLDEISDKLLRGKDRGKLHSIIVLAEGVGNFDNFCHKIEEKTGVSTRGTNLGYIQRGGNPTAFDRILASRMGYMAVNLLLDNKTNRVICIKNNVYTDMDTNEALEIKKNFDAEAYKIANILSI; this is encoded by the coding sequence ATGAAAAGAATTGGAATACTCACAAGCGGCGGGGACGCACCTGGGATGAACGCCGCAATTCGTGCTGTAGTCAGAACAGCAGTTTACAACAAAGTAGAAGTTTTTGGAATTAAAAGAGGCTACGCAGGTTTGTTGGAAGGGGAGATAGAGCCTTTAAACATCTATTCTGTAGCCGATATAATCCATCGGGGAGGTACCATTCTTAGATCGTCAAGAAGCGAGTACTTCAAGACTGAGGCAGGACAAAAGAAGGCAGCCAAGACACTTAGCGATTTTAACATCGAAAGCCTCATAGTAATAGGTGGAGACGGTTCTTTCAAAGGAGCTAGAGCTCTTAGCAACAGAGGGGTGAACACCATATCGATCCCTGGAACTATAGATAACGACATTGGCTGCACGGATTATTCCATTGGATTTGACACGGCGCTTAACACCGCATTGGATGCAATCGGCAAAATCAGGGACACTACAAGTTCTCATAACAGGGTAAATGTAGTGGAGGTAATGGGCAGAGACTGCGGCGAGATTGCATTATTTGCAGGCCTTGCAGGTGGAGCCGAATCAATATTGGTTCCCGAGAAAGACTATGACCTTGATGAAATCAGCGACAAGCTTTTAAGAGGGAAAGACAGAGGCAAGCTTCACAGTATAATCGTGCTAGCTGAAGGCGTAGGTAATTTCGATAATTTCTGTCATAAAATAGAAGAGAAAACAGGAGTATCTACTAGGGGAACAAACCTTGGATACATACAAAGGGGAGGAAATCCCACAGCATTTGACAGGATTCTAGCCAGCAGAATGGGCTACATGGCTGTAAATCTACTGCTGGATAACAAGACGAACAGGGTAATTTGTATCAAAAACAATGTTTACACGGATATGGACACCAATGAAGCGTTGGAAATCAAAAAGAATTTTGACGCAGAAGCTTACAAGATTGCAAATATTCTTTCAATCTGA